One Salmo trutta chromosome 19, fSalTru1.1, whole genome shotgun sequence genomic window carries:
- the LOC115154849 gene encoding zinc finger protein ZIC 3 isoform X2, with the protein MTKLVDRGAQFSALGVGGVGIPRQHEPGDNDLRLGISPYGETSHFTAFNLIAACQDIAPAQKSQFIPQVSGYAAALGSHYGGHIGSHGYRAIDSRNFTFTYRTPDIVDSAARDTRHGFFSRTATGSVRIPPRISENRAHTLFSSIGEQSASPNGYMANSRAHLGTQGEIYVGADPHQPVSGPHPHFSDTQRHFDHNVDMGMRVTTQTGHGAFFRYMRQHSQQDVTCKWIDANQTNQLQKACGKMFCCMSELVTHVSMDHVSGPDQSLHTCFWEDCPREGKSFKAKYKLVNHMRVHTGEKPFNCPFHGCGKMFARSENLKIHKRIHTGEKPFKCEFEGCDRRFANSSDRKKHMHVHTSDKPYICKLCDKAYTHPSSLRKHSKVHKSQPSENSPTGTSGYESSTPPAPCRPTSSTIEDSTKTSMLLVKRHKSIFKEDLSTNLVEWYV; encoded by the exons ATGACCAAGCTAGTTGACCGTGGTGCGCAATTCTCCGCGCTTGGTGTCGGAGGCGTTGGAATACCAAGACAACATGAACCGGGGGACAACGACCTTCGGTTAGGGATCAGCCCGTATGGAGAGACCTCTCACTTCACAGCCTTCAATCTCATTGCCGCGTGTCAAGACATTGCCCCCGCACAGAAGTCCCAGTTTATTCCCCAAGTCTCTGGATACGCAGCTGCGCTAGGAAGCCACTACGGAGGCCACATCGGCTCACATGGATACAGAGCTATCGATTCCAGGAATTTTACGTTTACCTATCGCACTCCAGACATTGTCGATTCCGCAGCAAGAGATACTCGGCACGGATTTTTCAGCCGCACCGCAACAGGAAGTGTGCGAATTCCCCCAAGGATCTCTGAAAACCGAGCGCACACTCTATTTTCGTCTATAGGTGAACAGAGCGCATCCCCAAATGGATACATGGCGAATAGCAGGGCGCATTTGGGTACACAGGGGGAAATATACGTGGGAGCAGATCCGCATCAACCTGTCTCGGGCCCGCACCCGCATTTCAGTGATACCCAGCGACACTTTGATCACAATGTGGACATGGGCATGAGAGTGACTACACAGACTGGTCACGGTGCTTTCTTTCGATACATGAGACAGCACTCTCAGCAGGATGTCACTTGTAAATGGATAGATGCGAATCAGACGAATCAACTCCAAAAAGCGTGCGGCAAGATGTTTTGCTGTATGTCCGAGCTGGTTACGCACGTCTCCATGGATCACGTCAGCGGTCCAGACCAGAGTCTGCATACTTGCTTTTGGGAGGATTGTCCGAGAGAAGGCAAATCTTTTAAAGCGAAGTATAAATTAGTCAACCACATGCGTGtacacactggagaaaagccaTTCAATTGTCCCTTTCATGGCTGTGGGAAAATGTTTGCCAGGTCGGAAAATTTGAAAATACATAAAAGGATTCATACGG GTGAGAAACCCTTCAAATGCGAATTCGAAGGCTGCGACAGGCGGTTCGCAAATAGCAGCGACAGAAAAAAACACATGCACGTTCATACCTCAGACAAGCCATACATCTGCAAGCTGTGCGACAAAGCCTACACTCATCCCAGCTCTTTGAGGAAACACTCGAAG GTTCACAAATCTCAACCCTCGGAGAACTCCCCAACGGGAACTTCTGGATATGAGTCGTCCACGCCACCAGCTCCGTGTAGACCTACATCCTCAACCATCGAAGACTCGACAAAAACATCCATGCTGCTGGTCAAGCGTCATAAGTCAATATTCAAAGAGGATCTCTCAACCAATTTGGTTGAATGGTACGTTTGA
- the LOC115154849 gene encoding zinc finger protein ZIC 3 isoform X1, which produces MTKLVDRGAQFSALGVGGVGIPRQHEPGDNDLRLGISPYGETSHFTAFNLIAACQDIAPAQKSQFIPQVSGYAAALGSHYGGHIGSHGYRAIDSRNFTFTYRTPDIVDSAARDTRHGFFSRTATGSVRIPPRISENRAHTLFSSIGEQSASPNGYMANSRAHLGTQGEIYVGADPHQPVSGPHPHFSDTQRHFDHNVDMGMRVTTQTGHGAFFRYMRQHSQQDVTCKWIDANQTNQLQKACGKMFCCMSELVTHVSMDHVSGPDQSLHTCFWEDCPREGKSFKAKYKLVNHMRVHTGEKPFNCPFHGCGKMFARSENLKIHKRIHTGEKPFKCEFEGCDRRFANSSDRKKHMHVHTSDKPYICKLCDKAYTHPSSLRKHSKQVHKSQPSENSPTGTSGYESSTPPAPCRPTSSTIEDSTKTSMLLVKRHKSIFKEDLSTNLVEWYV; this is translated from the exons ATGACCAAGCTAGTTGACCGTGGTGCGCAATTCTCCGCGCTTGGTGTCGGAGGCGTTGGAATACCAAGACAACATGAACCGGGGGACAACGACCTTCGGTTAGGGATCAGCCCGTATGGAGAGACCTCTCACTTCACAGCCTTCAATCTCATTGCCGCGTGTCAAGACATTGCCCCCGCACAGAAGTCCCAGTTTATTCCCCAAGTCTCTGGATACGCAGCTGCGCTAGGAAGCCACTACGGAGGCCACATCGGCTCACATGGATACAGAGCTATCGATTCCAGGAATTTTACGTTTACCTATCGCACTCCAGACATTGTCGATTCCGCAGCAAGAGATACTCGGCACGGATTTTTCAGCCGCACCGCAACAGGAAGTGTGCGAATTCCCCCAAGGATCTCTGAAAACCGAGCGCACACTCTATTTTCGTCTATAGGTGAACAGAGCGCATCCCCAAATGGATACATGGCGAATAGCAGGGCGCATTTGGGTACACAGGGGGAAATATACGTGGGAGCAGATCCGCATCAACCTGTCTCGGGCCCGCACCCGCATTTCAGTGATACCCAGCGACACTTTGATCACAATGTGGACATGGGCATGAGAGTGACTACACAGACTGGTCACGGTGCTTTCTTTCGATACATGAGACAGCACTCTCAGCAGGATGTCACTTGTAAATGGATAGATGCGAATCAGACGAATCAACTCCAAAAAGCGTGCGGCAAGATGTTTTGCTGTATGTCCGAGCTGGTTACGCACGTCTCCATGGATCACGTCAGCGGTCCAGACCAGAGTCTGCATACTTGCTTTTGGGAGGATTGTCCGAGAGAAGGCAAATCTTTTAAAGCGAAGTATAAATTAGTCAACCACATGCGTGtacacactggagaaaagccaTTCAATTGTCCCTTTCATGGCTGTGGGAAAATGTTTGCCAGGTCGGAAAATTTGAAAATACATAAAAGGATTCATACGG GTGAGAAACCCTTCAAATGCGAATTCGAAGGCTGCGACAGGCGGTTCGCAAATAGCAGCGACAGAAAAAAACACATGCACGTTCATACCTCAGACAAGCCATACATCTGCAAGCTGTGCGACAAAGCCTACACTCATCCCAGCTCTTTGAGGAAACACTCGAAG CAGGTTCACAAATCTCAACCCTCGGAGAACTCCCCAACGGGAACTTCTGGATATGAGTCGTCCACGCCACCAGCTCCGTGTAGACCTACATCCTCAACCATCGAAGACTCGACAAAAACATCCATGCTGCTGGTCAAGCGTCATAAGTCAATATTCAAAGAGGATCTCTCAACCAATTTGGTTGAATGGTACGTTTGA
- the LOC115154850 gene encoding pinopsin-like: MVVESGNLNFSTEDSSGTNLSANDSVRDTLMSREQSELSRTGHTVVAVFLGVIFLLGFLSNLFVLLVFARFQVLRTPINLILLNICVSDMLVCIFGTPFSFAASLYGRWLIGAHGCKWYGFANSLFGIVSLVSLAILSYERYSTILCYTKADPSDYKKAWLAIAGAWLYSLVWTVPPFFGWSSYGPEGPGTTCSVQWHQRSSRNISYVTCLFIFCLLLPLLLMVFCYGKILFAVRGVAKINQSSAQRRETHVLVMVVSMVSCYLLCWMPYGVVALLATFGQVGLVSPTTSIVPSILAKSSTFLNPVIYGLLNNQFYRCFLAFVSCGSEPAGSHTLHTLPSSRVVGPNGNSPAPEEPGTREPLDGSGTSSKTQTCGQQRAKPDLVLVVHYTP; encoded by the exons ATGGTAGTTGAGAGCGGCAACTTAAATTTTAGCACCGAGGACAGCTCGGGGACGAACCTCAGCGCGAATGACAGTGTCCGCGACACTCTCATGTCCAGGGAGCAGTCCGAACTCAGCAGGACAGGGCACACAGTGGTAGCCGTGTTTCTCGGTGTCATTTTCCTGTTAGGATTCCTCAGCAACTTATTCGTCCTTCTCGTCTTTGCGCGGTTTCAGGTGTTGAGGACGCCCATCAACCTCATCCTGCTCAACATCTGTGTGAGCGACATGCTGGTGTGTATCTTCGGAACTCCCTTCAGTTTTGCCGCGAGCCTCTATGGCAGATGGCTCATCGGAGCCCACGGGTGCAAATGGTACGGTTTCGCCAACTCGCTTTTCG GCATCGTTTCTCTAGTATCCCTGGCAATCCTCTCCTACGAGCGCTACTCCACGATATTGTGTTACACAAAGGCAGACCCGTCTGACTACAAGAAGGCCTGGCTGGCCATCGCGGGCGCCTGGCTCTACTCTTTGGTGTGGACGGTGCCACCTTTCTTTGGCTGGAGCAGCTACGGTCCAGAGGGGCCAGGCACCACGTGCTCAGTGCAGTGGCACCAGCGCTCTTCTCGGAACATCTCCTATGTCACCTGCCTCTTCATCTTCTGCCTCCTGCTTCCCCTGCTGCTCATGGTGTTCTGCTATGGGAAGATCCTCTTTGCCGTCCGTGGG GTGGCCAAAATCAACCAGTCGTCTGCACAGCGGCGGGAGACCCATGTGTTGGTGATGGTTGTCTCCATGGTGTCCTGCTACCTGCTGTGCTGGATGCCCTACGGGGTGGTGGCTCTGCTGGCCACCTTCGGCCAGGTTGGCCTGGTCAGCCCCACCACAAGCATTGTCCCCTCCATCCTTGCCAAAAGTAGCACCTTTCTCAACCCTGTCATATACGGGCTTTTAAATAACCAG TTCTACAGGTGCTTCCTGGCCTTCGTGAGCTGTGGGTCAGAGCCAGCAGGCAGCCACACCCTCCACACCCTGCCCAGCAGCCGAGTGGTTGGCCCTAATGGCAACTCTCCAGCCCCAGAGGAGCCCGGTACACGCGAGCCTCTGGACGGCAGTGGGACCTCCTCGAAGACTCAGACATGTGGTCAGCAGAGAGCGAAACCTGACCTGGTCCTGGTTGTGCACTACACCCCTTGA
- the htatsf1 gene encoding 17S U2 SnRNP complex component HTATSF1, with product MSGDTDGNKEFHEQLRLQQLYGQRQGDGADPNTFVDPEDGTAYDWDHDKKAWFPKITEDFLAAYQANYGFTKDGEHDPNAACAPDTGTTAKLEEGKKAEKCTDTEQPKDGKKEKGEKRKADTAAWFDVETDKNTNVYVSGLPPDITTEEFVEVMSKCGIVMRDPISEEYKVKLYRDGQGNQKGDGLCCYLKKESVALAERLIDESEIRGYQLHVEAARFELKGQYDASKKKKKSKDYRKRMKAQQKQLDWRPEKKGEARKRHERVLIIQNMFHPSDFEEDPLVLNEYRDDLRTECEKFGQVKKVIIFDRHPDGVASVAFKEPEDADVCQIALDGRWFGGKKLSAQLWDGSTDYQVEETTREREERLKGWAAYLEGGSKGPAPPGAPPGSTEGPTTTTEESSSKAEGPVTEPSNSQSQEAGAKAAVDPGVEPKTSEDAEVSSTDSSLAGSDEEDT from the exons ATGAGTGGTGATACTGATGGAAATAAGGAGTTCCATGAGCAGCTCCGGCTGCAGCAGCTGTATGGCCAGAGACAGGGGGACGGAGCTGACCCTAACACCTTCGTGGACCCAGAGGATGGGACCGCGTATGACTGGGACCACGACAAGAAAGCATGGTTTCCTAAA ATAACAGAGGACTTCCTTGCTGCGTATCAAGCTAACTACGGCTTCACAAAGGATGGGGAGCACGATCCAAATGCTGCGTGTGCACCTGACACGGGCACAACAGCCAAGCTAGAGGAGGGGAAGAAAGCCGAGAAGTGCACTGACACGGAGCAGCCGAAAGACGGCaagaaggagaaaggagagaaaaggaaGGCAGATACCGCAG CCTGGTTTGATGTGGAAACCGACAAGAATACCAATGTGTACGTGTCAG GTCTTCCACCGGACATCACCACGGAGGAGTTTGTTGAGGTCATGTCTAAGTGTGGCATTGTTATGAGGGACCCCATCTCTGAGGAGTACAAAGTCAAACTCTACAGGGACGGCCAGGGGAACCAGAAAGGCGACGGACTCTGCTGTTACTTAAAG AAGGAGTCTGTTGCCCTGGCTGAGCGACTGATCGACGAGTCAGAGATCAGGGGGTATCAGCTCCACGTGGAGGCTGCCAGGTTCGAGCTCAAGGGTCAGTACGACGCcagtaagaagaagaagaagagcaaGGATTATCGCAAGAGGATGAAGGCACAGCAGAA GCAGCTGGACTGGAGGCCAGAGAAGAAAGGGGAGGCGCGCAAGAGGCATGAACGCGTGCTCATCATCCAGAACATGTTCCACCCCAGTGACTTTGAG GAAGACCCCCTGGTGTTAAATGAGTACCGAGACGACCTCCGGACTGAATGTGAGAAATTTGGTCAGGTGAAGAAGGTCATAATTTTTGAT AGACATCCTGATGGAGTGGCCTCGGTGGCCTTCAAAGAGCCAGAGGATGCAGATGTGTGTCAAATAGCGCTGGACGGTCGCTGGTTTGGCGGCAAGAAGTTATCAGCACAGCTGTGGGATGGATCCACTGACTACCAG GTGGAGGAAACCACgagggagcgagaggagagactGAAAGGCTGGGCAGCCTACCTAGAGGGTGGGAGCAAGGGGCCTGCACCGCCGGGGGCACCGCCAGGGAGTACAGAGGGACCAACCACAACCACAGAGGAGTCATCCAGCAAGGCAGAGGGACCTGTGACGGAGCCCTCCAACTCTCAGAGCCAGGAAGCAGGAGCAAAGGCAGCAGTAGACCCTGGGGTGGAACCAAAGACCTCTGAGGACGCAGAAGTAAGTTCCACTGACAGCAGCCTGGCAGGAAGTGATGAAGAAGACacgtag